ATCCGGATACCTTATCTGCCAATTTTTGAATTGGAGCACGACTTCTACTGGCATCATTAACCATTTGAATAATTTGAGATAGTAAAGTATCGCTTCCTATTCTTTCGGCTTTCATTAAAAAGGATTGGTTACCGTTAATTGTTCCACCGTTTACTTTATCACCTTCTGATTTATTTACAGGAATAGGCTCGCCAGAAATCATTGACTCGTCAATAGTAGTATTTCCTTCGGTTATTACACCGTCGACAGGAATTTTATCTCCTGGTTTTACTTTTAAAATATCGCTCAATTTGATGTTGTCGATGCTTACTTCAACTTCTTCACCATCAACTATTTTTAATGCTTTGTTAGGTGCTAATTTTAGTAGCTCTTTTACGGCTGTATTTGTTTTACTGTGAGCTCTGGCTTCTAAAAGCTGACCCAACAATACGAGGGTTAATATAACCGTTGAAGCTTCAAAATACACATGTACCGCACCAGATTCTGTTTTGAATTGACTTGGAAAAACGTCTGGATAAAACATTCCGAAGACACTAAATAACCACGCAACACCTGCACCAATACCAATAAGGGTAAACATATTGAGGTTCCACGTTTTTATACTTTTATAAGCACGTTCAAAAAACATCCAAGTGGCATAAAACACAACTGGTATCGATAATACAAATTGAAACCAATTCCAATATTTTTGTTCCATTATATCATATAATGGATTGTTCGCAAGCATTTCACTCATTGCAATTAGAAATATTGGCAATGTGAATACAACAGCAATTTTAAACTTTTTTAATAATTTATAATACGTCTTTTCTTCTGCGGATAGGTCTGGTTGCATTGGGACTAGGTCCATGCCACAAATAGGACATGAGCCAGCTTCATCTTTTACAATTTCTGGATGCATTGGGCAGGTCCATTGCTCGGCAGTTGTGGCTGATAAATTTTGTTCTTCAACCAAATCCATTCCACATACAGGGCAATCGCCCGGTTTGTCATATGTTTTATCGCCTTCGCAGTGCATTGGGCAATAAAATGTTCCAGTACCTTTTCCTTTTGGTTGTATTTCTTTTTCTTCTTTCGGATGATGTTGTTCTCCTAACATATGGATGCTATAATTACCTCCATCATTTTTTAAAGCATCTTGAAATTTTTCAATCGGAATATGCGATTCCATTTCAATTGTTGCTTCTGCCTTTTCTAAATTAACGGTAGCCATTGAAACCCCTTCAATTTGTGATAATGTTTCTTCAACATGACTGCGACAACCATTGCAAGTCATTCCGTGTATATGATAAGTGTGTTTCATTTTATATGTTCTTTATAATGACACAACAAATGTATCTTTGTTTTGAAAAATAAGTTTTTCTAATTCCGGTAATATTTTATACAATTCGGTCTAATTCTTTCCGATCCCAATTTTGTAATTTTCGATATTCAGACATGGACATTCCTGTGACGGTTTTAAACTGTTTCGCTAAATGACTACTATTATTATAATTAAGATTATATGCTATTTCAGAAAAATTTAATTGATTCAATTGAATATATTCTTTTACTTTTTCAATTTTTAAATTAATAATATATTTCTCGAGTGTAATGCCTTCTGATTTACTAAAAATCTTACTTATGGTCGCATCATTTTTGCCTATCTCTTTTGTTATTTTTGAAAAAATATCAACCACATTATTTTCTGAAATACATTGAATTACCAACACTTTAATATTTTCAATCAACACTACCAATTCATCTTCAATAAGTTCAAAACCTAAATTCTTTAGTCCATTTTTAATAGTTTTATAATGGTCTTTTATATCTTGTTTTACTACCACTTTCCCTAATTCTATGGATTCAATTTCTAGCCCAATACTTTCTAACAATTCTAAAATAGTTGATTTGCACCTCGCACAAACCATATTTTTTATTAATAATGTGTGTGCCATTTTATTGAATTAAATAATTAATAATTGTTGTTTGAATATAGTAAGATTTCACAGATTCAATTTGATTCGTTTGAAACTTCAATTGTAATTCTTGAATGTCTAAAACATCCTTAAAATCTATGGTTCCAGTTTCATAGCTTTTGATTAAAATTTCTTCAGCATCATTAGCTTGTTTCAAGTTCTTCGTTTGTGTTTTAAAACTGATTTTTGCAGAGACTCTATTTTTCACAGCTTTATCTAAAACAGTTTCCAACTTATTCAAACGCTCTTGTTTCTGTGCGGTTATCTCTTGTTGTTGCAACTCGTTCTGTTTCGTCTGTGATTTGTACTTCTTATTAAAAATTGGAATTGATAGTGATACCATCGGCATAATGATATCTTTTCCATTATCACTAAAACTCATATTAGGTCGTTTATCAATACTAACATAGTCCAATCCAAAACCAATCATTGGATTGCTTTCCTTTTGATTTAACAACTCCGCCTTTTCAACAGATTGATAGATTTTGTCATATTTAATCAATTCAGGATGTAGAGAAAAATTTTCTACATTAATTAATGTATCTTCAGAAGGAATAGTCAATTCATTCATAACATTAACTTCTGTAGATTTATCTCTGTTTAAAAGTTTATTGAGTGCTGTTTGTTCCGCTAAATATTGCTGTTCTAGCACTTCTTTTACTTGTTCTAATTCATTTTGACGCATTTGTAACCGCAATACATCTACAACTGAAGCGTTGCCAACTTCAACTGACGTCAATGCCAATGTTTCATAAGTTTCTAGTAATTCGATATTATGCATCAACACCTTTTGCTTTGCTAAATTAGCAAACAAATTGTAGTAGGATTGTGAAACAGAGGCGAGTAATTTTCTTTTAGCAATAACAATATCCTCATATTTAGTATCGGCTAAAGAGCTTACATAATTTTCTCTTGCGGTTATAGAACCAAACCAAGGCATCATTTGTTTTGCGGACACTTTGAAGCGTTGAGCTCCTGTTCTTGTCTCTGGTTCACTGACAAAGTACCCAACTCCTAATTCAGTATTTGGAACTGCGTTTACTTCATTTACTTTTTCAGAAGCAATGCTGTATTGCAATTCGAATTTTTGAATTTCTGGACTGTTTTTCAATGCTTCTTCAATGAGTATTTCCAATTGTTGTGCGTTAGCTTGGAGCACAAAGAGCAAAGTAAAGATCACAAAGATTGTGCTTTTATGGATATTTTTATTAAATGAAATCATAATTCGAGTGTTTTGGGTTTGTTTTCTATATTCTTTTCTCTTTTTTCTAATGAAAATTCTTGTTTCCAACTATATAGAACTGGAACAACAAATAATGTGATTAAAGCTATGAGCATCCCTCCAAAACTTGGAATTGCCATAGGAATCATAATATCACTCCCACGCCCTGTTGACGTTAAAACGGGCAACAATGCCAATATGGTGGTTGCTGTGGTCATCAAACAAGGACGGATTCGTTTTTCTCCAGCTTCAACTACTGATGCTCTTATTTCTTTTTTGGTTTCGGGCGTATTTCTGTCAAAAGTTTGGGTTAAGTATGTTGCCATAACCACACCATCATCAGTTGCTATTCCGAAAAGTGCAATAAAACCAACCCAAACAGCAACACTTAAATTAATGGTGTGCATTTGAAATAGGTCTCGTAAATTTTCTCCGAAAAAATTGAAGTTTAAAAACCAATCTTGTCCATACAGCCAAATCATTACAAAACCACCTGCAAATGCTACGGCAATTCCTGTAAAGACCATTAAAGATGTGGCTACCGAACGGAATTGGAAATATAAAATCAAGAAAATAATTAGTAGTGCTAGTGGTACTACTACCGATAAGGTTTTCTCTGCTCGCAATTGATTTTCATATGTTCCTGTAAATTGATAATTAATACCTTTAGGTACAATCAATTCTCCTGAATCGATTTTTTGCTGAATTAATGCTTGAGCATTTTCAACCACATTTACTTCTGCAAAACCATCTAACTTGTCGAACAAAACATAGCCCACTAAAAAAGTATCTTCACTTTTGATGACTTGTGGACCTTGTTCGTAACGAATACTTGCCAGCTCACTCAAAGGAACGGGACTCCCTTTTTCTATAGGAATGTAAATCTGTTTTAAATCATTTGGGTTTTCTCTAAGTTCTCTTGGATAGCGAACACGAACACCATAACGTTCGCGACCTTCAACGGTTTGCGTTAATATCATTCCACCTATAGCTACTTTGAGTATCTTTTGGACTTCTTCAATCGTAACTCCATAACGTGCCAGTTTATCTCTGTCTATATCAATTAGCAAGTAGGGTTTTCCTACAATTCTATCTGCAAAAACAGCTTCGGTTTTAACACCTTCAGCTTGTTTCAGAATATTTTCCAATTGAACACCAAAAGCTTCTATTTCTTTTAAATCCTGTCCTTTTACTTTAATTCCCATTGGTGCACGCATTCCAGTTTGGAGCATTACCAATCGAGTTTCAATGGGTTGTAATTTAGGTGCAGAAGTTACTCCAGGTAACTTAGTAACTTTTACGATTTCTGTCCATATATCATCTGGGGAATTTATTTCTGGTCTCCAGTTTCTGAAAAACTCTCCATCATCATCAGGAATTAGGTCTTTCGATGATACATTAGTCGTGATCAAAACCTTTTTACCATTCTTTAGAGCTTTTTCGACTACTATAGAGCCCACTGCCTTATTAGGATTTTCAACCAAACTTTCATCCGTTCTAACAAAAAATCCTTCATCGTTTATTTTGTAACGTTGGCGTTTTCCTTTTTCATTCAATATATATTCTGGTTTATATTGAATGATATTTTCATACATAGACAATGGTGCTGGGTCTAATGCCGATTCTGTTCTACCTGATTTTCCTACAACGGTTTTGATTTCGGGAATACTGGCAACTGCCATATCCAACTGCTGTAGAACTCTTTTATTTTCTTCCACTCCTGCGTGAGGCATAGATGTTGGCATTAAAAGGAATGAGCCTTCGTTTAATGAGGGCATAAATTCCTTTCCAGTATTTTGCATAATAAAAAATCCGCTAATAATAATGAGCGTTGGAATAGATAGAAACAGTATTTTATTGGCTAATGCCCATCTTAAAATTCTAGTGTAATAGCGTCTGAATAAGGTAAAAACACCTAATAGCACAAAGCAGATCAATCCAACAAATATAAGATTTGAAAAGATACT
The nucleotide sequence above comes from Aureibaculum algae. Encoded proteins:
- a CDS encoding heavy metal translocating P-type ATPase — encoded protein: MKHTYHIHGMTCNGCRSHVEETLSQIEGVSMATVNLEKAEATIEMESHIPIEKFQDALKNDGGNYSIHMLGEQHHPKEEKEIQPKGKGTGTFYCPMHCEGDKTYDKPGDCPVCGMDLVEEQNLSATTAEQWTCPMHPEIVKDEAGSCPICGMDLVPMQPDLSAEEKTYYKLLKKFKIAVVFTLPIFLIAMSEMLANNPLYDIMEQKYWNWFQFVLSIPVVFYATWMFFERAYKSIKTWNLNMFTLIGIGAGVAWLFSVFGMFYPDVFPSQFKTESGAVHVYFEASTVILTLVLLGQLLEARAHSKTNTAVKELLKLAPNKALKIVDGEEVEVSIDNIKLSDILKVKPGDKIPVDGVITEGNTTIDESMISGEPIPVNKSEGDKVNGGTINGNQSFLMKAERIGSDTLLSQIIQMVNDASRSRAPIQKLADKVSGYFVPVVVAISLLTFTVWAIWGPEPVYVYAFVNAIAVLIIACPCALGLATPMSVMVGVGKGAQNGVLIKNAEALERLDEVDTLIIDKTGTITEGKPTVEIVGTFDTNFSEKEILQFIVSLNKNSEHPLAEATVKYGKEQNVDPEASGLKSEEFSAVTGKGVEATINSKKVALGNPKMMEYAHADITSQMKSKAETYQKQGKTVSYLSIGNSVVGYIVISDKIKKTSAKAIAALQERGIAVIMLTGDNHNTAQAVATTLKLTDFKASMLPEDKLNVVEQLQKEGKIVAMAGDGINDAPALAKSDVGIAMGTGTDVAIESAMITLVKGDLHGIVKARNLSHAVMQNIKQNLFFALIYNTIGIPIAAGVLFPFFGILLSPMIAALAMSFSSVSVIANALRLKKIKI
- a CDS encoding helix-turn-helix domain-containing protein; amino-acid sequence: MAHTLLIKNMVCARCKSTILELLESIGLEIESIELGKVVVKQDIKDHYKTIKNGLKNLGFELIEDELVVLIENIKVLVIQCISENNVVDIFSKITKEIGKNDATISKIFSKSEGITLEKYIINLKIEKVKEYIQLNQLNFSEIAYNLNYNNSSHLAKQFKTVTGMSMSEYRKLQNWDRKELDRIV
- a CDS encoding TolC family protein, giving the protein MISFNKNIHKSTIFVIFTLLFVLQANAQQLEILIEEALKNSPEIQKFELQYSIASEKVNEVNAVPNTELGVGYFVSEPETRTGAQRFKVSAKQMMPWFGSITARENYVSSLADTKYEDIVIAKRKLLASVSQSYYNLFANLAKQKVLMHNIELLETYETLALTSVEVGNASVVDVLRLQMRQNELEQVKEVLEQQYLAEQTALNKLLNRDKSTEVNVMNELTIPSEDTLINVENFSLHPELIKYDKIYQSVEKAELLNQKESNPMIGFGLDYVSIDKRPNMSFSDNGKDIIMPMVSLSIPIFNKKYKSQTKQNELQQQEITAQKQERLNKLETVLDKAVKNRVSAKISFKTQTKNLKQANDAEEILIKSYETGTIDFKDVLDIQELQLKFQTNQIESVKSYYIQTTIINYLIQ
- a CDS encoding efflux RND transporter permease subunit gives rise to the protein MLNKSIKFLIENKLVAVLMLVLFVGWGTVNAPFNWDTGFLPSNPVAVDAIPDIGENQQIVFTKWDGRSPQDIEDQITYPLTSSLLGIPGVKTIRSSSMFGFSSIYIIFEEDIEFYWSRSRILEKLNSLPSGLLPEGVNPALGPDATGLGQIFWYTLEGRDQKGNVTGGWDLHELRSIQDYYVKYALSSASGVSEVASIGGYVQEYQIDVNPELMRQYDIGLNQVVKAVKESNKDIGAQTLEINKAEYLVRGLGYVKSIADIENAVVTSEDYTSIKIKDIGNVSLGPATRRGILDKEGAEVVGAVVVARYGANPMEVITNVKAKINELSAGLPSKVLADGRTSQVTIVPFYDRTELIQETLGTLNEALTLEILITILVIIIMVFNLRASILISGLLPVAVLMVFVAMKFFGVDANIVALSGIAIAIGTMVDVGVILSENILRHLDEDDGKLPINTVVYNATAEVSGAIVTAVMTTIISFIPVFTMIGAEGKLFRPLAFTKTFALTASIIVALFLIPPFAAYLFRKKPIKKTLIYVINGLLITLGIVAMVFGYWLGIILIAFGITTLLKLQGKLTEKRANFINIGISVFAIVILLAAYWRPLGVDRSIFSNLIFVGLICFVLLGVFTLFRRYYTRILRWALANKILFLSIPTLIIISGFFIMQNTGKEFMPSLNEGSFLLMPTSMPHAGVEENKRVLQQLDMAVASIPEIKTVVGKSGRTESALDPAPLSMYENIIQYKPEYILNEKGKRQRYKINDEGFFVRTDESLVENPNKAVGSIVVEKALKNGKKVLITTNVSSKDLIPDDDGEFFRNWRPEINSPDDIWTEIVKVTKLPGVTSAPKLQPIETRLVMLQTGMRAPMGIKVKGQDLKEIEAFGVQLENILKQAEGVKTEAVFADRIVGKPYLLIDIDRDKLARYGVTIEEVQKILKVAIGGMILTQTVEGRERYGVRVRYPRELRENPNDLKQIYIPIEKGSPVPLSELASIRYEQGPQVIKSEDTFLVGYVLFDKLDGFAEVNVVENAQALIQQKIDSGELIVPKGINYQFTGTYENQLRAEKTLSVVVPLALLIIFLILYFQFRSVATSLMVFTGIAVAFAGGFVMIWLYGQDWFLNFNFFGENLRDLFQMHTINLSVAVWVGFIALFGIATDDGVVMATYLTQTFDRNTPETKKEIRASVVEAGEKRIRPCLMTTATTILALLPVLTSTGRGSDIMIPMAIPSFGGMLIALITLFVVPVLYSWKQEFSLEKREKNIENKPKTLEL